Below is a window of Corynebacterium kalinowskii DNA.
GTCAATCTGCATAACCAAATTCGACATGGGCTAGTAATTCTCGCGCTTCTTCACCCAATTGATCACGGCATAGGTGATCGGCATCATGCAGATCTCGACGGCGGTCTTCCACAGAAAGCCGACGACGGTGTAATTCACGGTGTCGGAGAATGTCGTGATACCGATGACCGGGGCGGCGATGAGGCAGAAGATCAAGGTATCGCCGAATTCACCGACGACGGTGGATGAGATCAGACGCGCCCACAGGGACTTCTCGCCGGTCTTTTCTTTGATCTTGACCAGGGTAAATGCGTTGAGCAGCTGTCCGACTAGGTAGCCGGCGAGCGAAGCGAGGACGATCTGTGGGACCAATCCGAGGACGCCAGCGAAGGATTCTTGGCCTTCGTAGAAGTCAGCGCCCGGCAGCCCGATGGCGATATAGAAGGCAATGACAGCGAGGATCATGCCGACGAAACCGGTCCAGATCGCGTTGCGAGTGGCCTTGAATCCGTAGCATTCAGAGAGTACGTCGCCGATCACATAGGCGACGGGGAAGAGGAAGAAGGCACCATCGGTGATGATCGGGCCGAAGGCAACACCCTTTTGGGCGGTGATATTGGAGATGATGAAGATCGCCACAAACAGGGCGAGCAGCACCGGGTAGAAGGAACGTTGGACAGTGATGTGGCGGGGGGCATGAACGGACGCAGCGTTGGCTACGCCCTCCCCAGACTTAGAAGTGTTCACTAGCATTAACTACCATGATCGGACGCTATGCCCCAAGCCCGAGTGGTGACCTCCACTTCGGAAATCTGCGCACCGCCCTGCTCGCGTGGTTGTTCGCGC
It encodes the following:
- a CDS encoding queuosine precursor transporter: MLVNTSKSGEGVANAASVHAPRHITVQRSFYPVLLALFVAIFIISNITAQKGVAFGPIITDGAFFLFPVAYVIGDVLSECYGFKATRNAIWTGFVGMILAVIAFYIAIGLPGADFYEGQESFAGVLGLVPQIVLASLAGYLVGQLLNAFTLVKIKEKTGEKSLWARLISSTVVGEFGDTLIFCLIAAPVIGITTFSDTVNYTVVGFLWKTAVEICMMPITYAVINWVKKRENY